A section of the Triplophysa dalaica isolate WHDGS20190420 chromosome 8, ASM1584641v1, whole genome shotgun sequence genome encodes:
- the LOC130427806 gene encoding titin-like isoform X1: MVCFETAEAEMIVEDVQPITSWADSIDDEDEYFYNVSRAPIPSWAVMDVTFEAAEDPEPSPSGPVRAEIPVVQKRVIRDGWRSRVVLKKTSVMPPVTTDSAGHPSKLERQKEKSESLVPPAPASVPKTAPRDAVDTPKVSKKPRRRKRKIANAPSQSEEINGQETSTEPITPDSPPQQESSAQRLDEPDQVKSESLIPPADAADPKAAPRDAVDTPKVSKKPRRRKRKMANASSQNQGIGGQETSTAPSFTPPSPPQKKSTSKTLKSRVPPAPAAALKTAAVVQKRVIRDGWKSRVVWQKTSVMPPVTTDSAGHPSKLERQKEKSESLVPPAPASVPKTAPRDAVDTPKVSSEPRRRIRKVSKDITHWMKRCVMCIVGFLTKSGDWWTRDVHSTLLHATFSTLKSTSKTLKSRVPPAPAAALKTAVNKKRVIRDGWRSWVIWQKTSVMPPVTTDSAGHPSKLERQKEKSESVVPPAPASVPRAAPSQSEEINGQETSTEPIMPDSPPQQESSAQRLDEPDQVKSESLIPPADAADPKAAPRDAVDTPKVSKKPRRRKRKIAKAPSQSEEINGQETSTEPIMPNSPPQQESSAQRLDEPDPVKSESLIPPADAAVPKAAPRDAVDTPKVSKKPRRRKRKIANASSQNQGIGGQDTSRGPSFTPPSPPQKESTKTLKSRVPPAPAAALKTAAVVQKRVIRDGWRSRVVWQKTSVMPPVTTDSAGHPSKLERQKEKSESLVPPAPASVPKTAPRDAVDTPKVSKKPRRRKRKVSKAPSQSEEINGQETSTEPIMPDSPPQQESSAQRLDEPDQVKSESLIPPADAADPKTAPRDAVDTPKVSKKPRRRKRKMANAPSQSEEINGQETSTEPITPDSPPQQESSAQRLDEPDQVKSESLIPQADAAVPKAAPRDAVDTPKVSKKPRRRKRKVSKASSQNQGIGGQETSRGPSFTPPSPPQKESTKTLKSRVPPAPAAALKTAPSQSEEINGQETSTEPITPDSPPQQESSAQRLDEPDQVKSESLIPPADAAVPKAAPRDAVDTPKVSKKPRRRKRKVANDITHWMKRCVMCIVGFLTKSGDWWTRDVHSTLLHATFSTLKSTSKALKSRVPPAPAAALKTAAVVQKRVIRDGWRSWVIWQKTSVMPPVTTDSAGHPSKLERQKEKSESLVPPAPASVPKTAPSQRQETGGQETATKPVVTPASPSEGQRSAWGTSLPQLQRPRDKPETLVPPAPADVPRAAPSQSEEINGQETSTEPITPDSPPQQESSAQRLDEPDQVKSESLIPQADAADPKAAPRDAVDTPKVSKKPRRRKRKMANASSQNQGIGGQETFTAPSFTPPSPPQKESTKTLKSRVPPAPAAALKTAPSQSEEINGQETSTEPITPDSPPQQESSAQRLDEPDPVKSESLIPPADAADPKAAPRDAVDTPKVSKKPRRRKRKVANASSQNQGIGGQETSRGPSFTPPSPPQNESSMRLDKPDPVKSEPLVPPADGALPKTVLRKQEIAGEETQRQEASDTGTSVVDLCERLEKVHQSSKPPARATQAPEPESNRK; this comes from the exons ATGGTTTGTTTCGAGACTGCCGAAGCAGAAATGATCGTCGAGGACGTTCAGCCCATAACTTCTTGGGCCGATTCCATCGACGATGAAGACGAATACTTCTATAATGTGTCCCGTGCGCCCATACCATCGTGGGCCGTCATGGATGTGACCTTTGAGGCGGCTGAAGATCCAGAGCCTTCACCTTCTGGCCCTGTGAGAGCAGAGATTC CTGTTGTCCAGAAGAGGGTCATTAGAGATGGGTGGAGAAGTCGGGTGGTTTTGAAAAAGACATCTGTGATGCCTCCCGTGACGACAGATTCAGCAGGTCACCCATCTAA GCTggagagacaaaaagagaaatctgAGTCCCTGGTACCTCCAGCACCAGCCTCTGTTCCAAAAACAG CTCCAAGAGATGCAGTTGACACACCAAAGGTTTCCAAGAAACCAAGGAGGAGGAAAAGAAAAATTGCAAATG CTCCCTCACAAAGCGAGGAGATCAATGGACAAGAGACGTCCACAGAACCCATCACGCCAGATTCTCCACCTCA acaggAGAGTTCTGCTCAGAGGCTGGATGAACCAGATCAAGTTAAATCTGAGTCCTTGATACCACCAGCTGATGCTGCCGATCCAAAAGCAG CTCCAAGAGATGCAGTTGACACACCAAAGGTTTCCAAGAAACCAAGGAGGAGGAAAAGAAAAATGGCAAATG CTTCCTCACAAAATCAGGGGATTGGTGGACAAGAGACGTCCACAGCACCCTCCTTCACGCCACCTTCTCCACCTCA GAAGAAGAGTACTTCAAAGACACTGAAGTCCCGGGTACCTCCAGCACCGGCAGCTGCTCTAAAAACAG CAGCTGTTGTCCAGAAGAGGGTCATTAGAGATGGGTGGAAAAGTCGGGTGGTTTGGCAAAAGACATCTGTGATGCCTCCCGTGACGACAGATTCAGCAGGTCACCCATCTAA GCTggagagacaaaaagagaaatctgAGTCCCTGGTACCTCCAGCACCAGCCTCTGTTCCAAAAACAG CTCCAAGAGATGCAGTTGACACACCAAAGGTTTCCAGCGAACCAAGGAGGAGGATAAGAAAAGTGTCAAAAG ATATCACTCATTGGATGAAGAGATGTGTCATGTGCattgttgg CTTCCTCACAAAATCAGGGGATTGGTGGACAAGAGACGTCCACAGCACCCTCCTTCACGCCACCTTCTCCACCTTA AAGAGTACTTCAAAGACACTGAAGTCCCGGGTACCTCCAGCACCGGCAGCTGCTCTAAAAACAG CTGTTAACAAGAAGAGGGTCATTAGAGATGGGTGGAGAAGTTGGGTGATTTGGCAAAAGACATCTGTGATGCCTCCCGTGACGACAGATTCAGCAGGTCACCCATCTAA GCTggagagacaaaaagagaaatctgAGTCCGTGGTACCTCCAGCACCAGCCTCTGTTCCAAGAGCAG CTCCCTCACAAAGCGAGGAGATCAATGGACAAGAGACGTCCACAGAACCCATCATGCCAGATTCTCCACCTCA acaggAGAGTTCTGCTCAGAGGCTGGATGAACCAGATCAAGTTAAATCTGAGTCCTTGATACCACCAGCTGATGCTGCCGATCCAAAAGCAG CTCCAAGAGATGCAGTGGACACACCAAAGGTTTCAAAGAAACCAAGGAGGAGGAAAAGAAAAATTGCAAAAG CTCCCTCACAAAGCGAGGAGATCAATGGACAAGAGACGTCCACAGAACCCATCATGCCAAATTCTCCACCTCA ACAGGAGAGTTCTGCTCAGAGGCTGGATGAACCAGATCCAGTTAAATCTGAGTCCTTGATACCACCAGCTGATGCTGCCGTTCCAAAAGCAG CTCCAAGAGATGCAGTGGACACACCAAAGGTTTCCAAGAAACCAAGGAGGAGGAAAAGAAAAATTGCAAATG CTTCCTCACAAAATCAGGGGATTGGTGGACAAGATACGTCCAGGGGACCCTCCTTCACGCCACCTTCTCCACCTCA GAAGGAGAGTACAAAGACACTGAAGTCCCGGGTACCTCCAGCACCGGCAGCTGCTCTAAAAACAG CAGCTGTTGTCCAGAAGAGGGTCATTAGAGATGGGTGGAGAAGTCGGGTGGTTTGGCAAAAGACATCTGTGATGCCTCCCGTGACGACAGATTCAGCAGGTCACCCATCTAA GCTggagagacaaaaagagaaatctgAGTCCCTGGTACCTCCAGCACCAGCCTCTGTTCCAAAAACAG CTCCAAGAGATGCAGTGGACACACCAAAGGTTTCCAAGAAACCAAGGAGGAGGAAAAGAAAAGTGTCAAAAG CTCCATCACAAAGCGAGGAGATCAATGGACAAGAGACGTCCACAGAACCCATCATGCCAGATTCTCCACCTCA ACAGGAGAGTTCTGCTCAGAGGCTGGATGAACCAGATCAAGTTAAATCTGAGTCCTTGATACCACCAGCTGATGCTGCCGATCCAAAAACAG CTCCAAGAGATGCAGTGGACACACCAAAGGTTTCCAAGAAACCAAGGAGGAGGAAAAGAAAAATGGCAAATG CTCCCTCACAAAGCGAGGAGATCAATGGACAAGAGACGTCCACAGAACCCATCACGCCAGATTCTCCACCTCA ACAGGAGAGTTCTGCTCAGAGGCTGGATGAACCAGATCAAGTTAAATCTGAGTCCTTGATACCGCAAGCTGATGCTGCCGTTCCAAAAGCAG CTCCAAGAGATGCAGTGGACACACCAAAGGTTTCAAAGAAACCAAGGAGGAGGAAAAGAAAAGTGTCAAAAG CTTCCTCACAAAATCAGGGGATTGGTGGACAAGAGACGTCCAGGGGACCCTCCTTCACGCCACCTTCTCCACCTCA GAAGGAGAGTACAAAGACACTGAAGTCCCGGGTACCTCCAGCACCGGCAGCTGCTCTAAAAACAG CTCCCTCACAAAGCGAGGAGATCAATGGACAAGAGACGTCCACAGAACCCATCACGCCAGATTCTCCACCTCA ACAGGAGAGTTCTGCTCAGAGGCTGGATGAACCAGATCAAGTTAAATCTGAGTCCTTGATACCACCAGCTGATGCTGCCGTTCCAAAAGCAG CTCCAAGAGATGCAGTTGACACACCAAAGGTTTCCAAGAAACCAAGGAGGAGGAAAAGAAAAGTGGCAAATG ATATCACTCATTGGATGAAGAGATGTGTCATGTGCattgttgg CTTCCTCACAAAATCAGGGGATTGGTGGACAAGAGACGTCCACAGCACCCTCCTTCACGCCACCTTCTCCACCTTA AAGAGTACTTCAAAGGCACTGAAGTCCCGGGTACCTCCAGCACCGGCAGCTGCTCTAAAAACAG CAGCTGTTGTCCAGAAGAGGGTCATTAGAGATGGGTGGAGAAGTTGGGTGATTTGGCAAAAGACATCTGTGATGCCTCCTGTGACGACAGATTCAGCAGGTCACCCATCTAA GCTggagagacaaaaagagaaatctgAGTCCCTGGTACCTCCAGCACCAGCCTCTGTTCCAAAAACAG CTCCCTCACAAAGGCAAGAGACCGGTGGACAAGAGACGGCAACAAAGCCTGTCGTTACGCCAGCTTCTCCATCTGA GGGTCAGCGTTCTGCCTGGGGAACTTCTTTACCTCA GCTTCAGAGACCAAGAGACAAACCTGAGACCCTGGTACCTCCAGCACCTGCCGATGTTCCAAGAGCAG CTCCCTCACAAAGCGAGGAGATCAATGGACAAGAGACGTCCACAGAACCCATCACGCCAGATTCTCCACCTCA acaggAGAGTTCTGCTCAGAGGCTGGATGAACCAGATCAAGTTAAATCTGAGTCCTTGATACCGCAAGCTGATGCTGCCGATCCAAAAGCAG CTCCAAGAGATGCAGTTGACACACCAAAGGTTTCAAAGAAACCAAGGAGGAGGAAAAGAAAAATGGCAAATG CTTCCTCACAAAATCAGGGGATTGGTGGACAAGAGACGTTTACAGCACCCTCCTTCACGCCACCTTCTCCACCTCA GAAGGAGAGTACAAAGACACTGAAGTCCCGGGTACCTCCAGCACCGGCAGCTGCTCTAAAAACAG CTCCCTCACAAAGCGAGGAGATCAATGGACAAGAGACGTCCACAGAACCCATCACGCCAGATTCTCCACCTCA acaggAGAGTTCTGCTCAGAGGCTGGATGAACCAGATCCAGTTAAATCTGAGTCCTTGATACCACCAGCTGATGCTGCCGATCCAAAAGCAG CTCCAAGAGATGCAGTTGACACACCAAAGGTTTCCAAGAAACCAAGGAGGAGGAAAAGAAAAGTGGCAAATG CTTCCTCACAAAATCAGGGGATTGGTGGACAAGAGACGTCCAGGGGACCCTCCTTCACGCCACCTTCTCCACCTCA AAATGAGAGTTCCATGAGACTGGATAAACCAGATCCAGTCAAATCTGAGCCCCTGGTACCTCCAGCAGATGGTGCTCTTCCAAAAACAG TTTTAAGAAAGCAGGAGATTGCTGGAGAGGAGACACAGAGACAGGAGGCGAGCGACACTGGCACATCTGTTGTAGACCTATGTGAGCGGCTGGAGAAAGTACATCAGTCCTCAAAGCCTCCTGCTAGAGCTACACAAGCTCCTGAACCTGA ATCCAATCGAAAATAA